Within the Streptomyces sp. R41 genome, the region TCGCCCCAGAGGACCGCGACCCGCGCGGCATCGTCCGCCTCGAACTCCCGGAAGGCGTCGGCGAGTTCGGCTGCCGTCGGCCCGTCCACCGCGTTGCGGGCCTCGGGGCGGGAGAGGACGACCGTGGTGACGTAACCCTGGCGTTCGATCCGGACCGGCATCGTGGTGTCCCTTCTCCGACGGTGTAGGGCGAGGTTACCCCTCGGTATCGCAACCGCCGGTGGCATGGACGGCCGATGCCGGGAACGGGTCGTCGTACACCGTCTTCGTGGACAGCTCGTCCTCGGTCAGCAGGCAGCGCGAGACGGGAGCTCTCAAGCGAGAGGTCGGTTCGGGACGCGGCGGCCAGGGTCGCCCGGGTGCGCCGCGCACACCCGGAGTGCGTCTCAGATCACCTTCCAGCGGACCAGCGCCCCGAGCGTCAGGGCCCCCGGCAGCAGCGGCACCCACACCGTGATGATCCGGTACGCCAGCACCACCGCCGTCGCCACGGCCACCGGGCCGCCCGCCGCGACCAGTGCGACGACCAGCGCGGCCTCCACCGAGCCGATTCCGCCCGGCGTCGGTACCAGCGCGACGGCGACCGTCGCCGCCAGATACGCGACCGCCATGTGCACCGGCGGTACCGGTAGCCCCAACGCCAGCCCCACCGCGGCCAGACCGGTCGCCTGGAGCAGCGGGAAGGCGAGCGATCCGCCCCACAGGGCGAGCGCGCGGGACGGACGGGAGTGCACCGAGCGCGCCTCGCCGAGCGCGGTGCGCAGGAAGGAGAGGACGGCCGTACGGAGCCGTCGTACGAGAAGAAGGGTCGCCACGACGACGCACAGCACCAGGCCGACGCCGAGCAGCAGGGGGCCGATCGCCCCGTCCGGAAGGAGGCTGCCGATCCGCAGCGCCCCCGGGAACGCGATCAGCAGCCCCAGCAGCAGGCTCAGCCGGGCGATCGACTCAGCCAGCATGTAGAGCGCGAGCGCGGCCGACGAGCGGGCGAGCGGCACGCCGCACACCGTCATGAAGCGCAGATTGACCGCGCCGGCACCCAAGCCGGTCGGCAGCAGATGGTTGGCCGCGCCCGCCGCGAACTGGGTGGCGAGCAGCCGGCGCGCCGGCAGCCGCTCGATGACCGCGCCCTGACGGGTGAAGGCCGCCGCGACCCAGGTCAGGCAGGTCGTCGCGGCCGCGGCCGCGAGCCAGGGCCACTCGGCCGACTCCAGGTGACCGAAGCCCTCCACGAGCACGGAGCGGTGGCGTACCGCGACCACCAGCACAAGGGCGAGCGGGAGCAGGCACAGGACCGGCCGGACGGCAGCCCGGAGGGGGAAGCGTCGGGGGAGTCCCTTGGGAAGTTCTTGGGGGAGTCCCTTGGGCAGGCCTGGGGGGAGTCGTACCACTGTCACATCGGGAGAGGGTTTCCACACCGCACCAACGTGGGGTTGCGGGCGCGGAGACGGCGGCTGACACGCCGGGCAAGGTGAGGGAGGTGTCGCCCGATGGTTGACCCCAACTTTGCTTGAGGTCCTAGTGTCTCTTGCATGAGCATGGAGACCACAGCCTGGACACAGCTGCACAGCGTCATGAACGCGCAGCAGGAGCGCCGACCCTTCGCCCGCGCGACGCTGCGCCGCATCGCCGCCTTCGCCCGCCCGCACCGCCGCCGCATCGGGCAGTTCGTGGTGCTCAGCGTGGTGACCGCGCTGCTGGCCGTCGCGACGCCGGTGCTCGCGGGGCGCGTCGTGGACGCGATCGTGTCCGGCGGCGACGAGAGCACCGTCATCCGCCTTGCCGTGCTCATCGCCGTCATCGCGCTCGCCGAGGCGGCGCTCGGGATTCTCGGCCGCTGGCTTTCGTCGACGCTCGGCGAGGGACTCATCCTCGATCTGCGGACGGCTGTGTTCGATCATGTGCAGCGCATGCCGGTCGCGTTCTTCACACGTACACGTACGGGCGCGCTCGTCAGTCGACTCAACAACGACGTCATCGGCGCCCAACGCGCCTTCAGCAACACATTGTCCGGCGTCGTCAGCAACGTGGTGACGCTGCTGCTCACCCTTGCCGTGATGCTCACCCTGTCCTGGCAGATCACGCTGCTCGCGCTGGTGCTGCTGCCGGTGTTCGTGATCCCCGCGCGGCGGATGGGCAGCCGGATGGCCAAGCTCCAGCGGGAGGCGGCCGACCTCAACGCCTCGATGGGCACCCGGATGACCGAGCGCTTCTCGGCGCCCGGTGCCACCTTGGTGAAGCTCTTCGGGCGGCCCGAGGACGAGTCCGACGAGTTCGCGGCGCGCGCCCGGCGGGTGCGGGACATCGGGGTCCGTACGGCGATGGCGCAGTCGGCGTTCATCACGGCCCTGACGCTGGTGTCGGCCCTGGCGCTCGCCCTCGTGTACGGGCTCGGCGGCTGGTTCGCGCTGCGCGGCACCCTGGAGCCGGGCGCCGTCGTCTCCCTGGCGCTACTGCTCACCCGCCTGTACGCGCCGCTCACCTCGCTCGCCGGGGCGCGCGTCGAGGTCATGAGCGCCCTAGTGAGCTTCGAGCGCGTCTTCGAGGTGCTGGACCTGAAGCCGCTCATCGAGGAGAAAC harbors:
- a CDS encoding YbhN family protein, which codes for MCLLPLALVLVVAVRHRSVLVEGFGHLESAEWPWLAAAAATTCLTWVAAAFTRQGAVIERLPARRLLATQFAAGAANHLLPTGLGAGAVNLRFMTVCGVPLARSSAALALYMLAESIARLSLLLGLLIAFPGALRIGSLLPDGAIGPLLLGVGLVLCVVVATLLLVRRLRTAVLSFLRTALGEARSVHSRPSRALALWGGSLAFPLLQATGLAAVGLALGLPVPPVHMAVAYLAATVAVALVPTPGGIGSVEAALVVALVAAGGPVAVATAVVLAYRIITVWVPLLPGALTLGALVRWKVI
- a CDS encoding ABC transporter ATP-binding protein, whose protein sequence is METTAWTQLHSVMNAQQERRPFARATLRRIAAFARPHRRRIGQFVVLSVVTALLAVATPVLAGRVVDAIVSGGDESTVIRLAVLIAVIALAEAALGILGRWLSSTLGEGLILDLRTAVFDHVQRMPVAFFTRTRTGALVSRLNNDVIGAQRAFSNTLSGVVSNVVTLLLTLAVMLTLSWQITLLALVLLPVFVIPARRMGSRMAKLQREAADLNASMGTRMTERFSAPGATLVKLFGRPEDESDEFAARARRVRDIGVRTAMAQSAFITALTLVSALALALVYGLGGWFALRGTLEPGAVVSLALLLTRLYAPLTSLAGARVEVMSALVSFERVFEVLDLKPLIEEKPDARKVPEGPAAVEFEDVRFAYPSADKVSLASLEEVAALDTRGGAEVLRGVSFRAEPGQTVALVGSSGAGKSTIAQLLPRLYDTDEGAVRIGGVDVRELSAESMRETLGMVTQDGHLFHDSVRANLLLARPSATEDDLWDVLRRSRLEDLVRSLPDGLDTVVGERGYRLSGGERQRMTIARLLLARQRVVILDEATAHLDNTSEAAVQEALTEALEGRTAVVIAHRLSTVRAADVILVVEAGRIVERGTHEELLAAEGRYAELYRTQFSKPGTGDAAHTADVTDIAPAGEAVA